The following proteins are co-located in the Triticum aestivum cultivar Chinese Spring chromosome 1A, IWGSC CS RefSeq v2.1, whole genome shotgun sequence genome:
- the LOC123044684 gene encoding uncharacterized protein → MLINRWRSKNAEDQRTKEEMTDQMGKGKSSTHCLEKQRTEEEVNVSITDLTDHIADDGQLTDDEGDHFVGADLISCLSNQMTAYMDDGQSSAEMHVSRMMDKGKSISEGMSSMEKSKPDSDASRMLDMMMLDSDDKSESDGMTNLCKYYKMLEFEGEKVLGKMTAENLRMYYRFHTELLKMEASSREFREQNEKDDLRWEQDKKDALSCCRTDPTPFSLQDAVEEEGEEEEVTEFTKSDKEEMETEDMLFSGKRKGWESAWGCCGEFEDSTAVSPMHFTHCTPGLIPYAARSVSTLQIYSLKIVGTDGKLKLPLHVYGLVAARDTVDYNRNILFFRRREDCQKLTPEDPFLHLTGPSRAIVAVDHVDFEVQLKVKGATRSSDRALISRCCTYAGGYHEGLDTALFSNCFCTVELSLERLAKTVQATILSIRVVEGGPWPFEYGGRIVCSSPPQEVMDSLARQVVLVDSRSSDGGEMPMGTGGYLDLSRHVVSVELEESLQFVIQAYSQSGDAIARQGRVKFRAEYCNVSRGICEIGDSKVEITVAWSKLVTKRMDILLEGHV, encoded by the exons atgctgaTAAACAGATGGCGGTCCAAAAACGCTGAGGACCAGAGGACCAAGGAGGAGATGACTGATCAGATGGGCAAAGGCAAATCCAGCACCCACTGTCTTGAGAAGCAGAGGACAGAGGAAGAGGTGAATGTATCTATAACAGATTTGACTGACCATATCGCTGATGATGGCCAGTTGACAGATGATGAGGGTGACCATTTTGTGGGAGCAGATCTGATAAGTTGCCTTTCCAACCAGATGACTGCGTACATGGATGATGGCCAATCAAGCGCCGAGATGCATGTGTCGAGGATGATGGACAAAGGCAAATCAATTAGTGAAGGCATGTCAAGCATGGAGAAAAGCAAACCGGATTCAGATGCGTCGAGGATGTTGGATATGATGATGCTGGATTCTGATGATAAGAGTGAGTCGGATGGTATGACCAACTTGTGCAAATATTACAAGATGCTCGAATTTGAGGGTGAGAAGGTGTTGGGCAAGATGACTGCGGAGAATTTAAGGATGTATTACAGATTTCATACGGAGCTATTAAAGATGGAAGCCAGCTCTCGCGAGTTCCGGGAGCAGAATGAAAAGGATGACCTGAGGTGGGAGCAGGATAAGAAGGACGCATTGAGCTGTTGCAGAACAGACCCGACCCCCTTCTCACTTCAGGACGCggttgaggaggagggggaggaggaggaggtgacagaATTCACAAAATCAGACAAAGAGGAGATGGAGACGGAGGACATGTTGTTTTCTGGAAAACGTAAAGGCTGGGAATCCGCATGGGGATGCTGTGGTGAATTTGAAGACAGTA CCGCAGTGAGTCCTATGCACTTTACACATTGCACGCCGGGACTGATCCCGTACGCCGCTCGCTCTGTGAGCACCTTGCAGATCTACTCCTTAAAGATTGTTGGAACAGATGGAAAGTTGAAGTTACCACTCCATGTGTATGGTCTTGTTGCTGCCCGGGACACCGTGGACTACAACCGCAACATTCTCTTCTTTAGGCGAAGGGAAGACTGTCAAAAACTCACTCCAGAG GATCCATTTTTGCACTTGACTGGCCCGTCCCGTGCCATCGTGGCTGTGGACCATGTTGACTTCGAAGTCCAACTGAAAGTAAAGGGTGCAACAAGGTCCAGCGACAGAGCATTGATCAGTCGTTGCTGCACTTATGCTGGTGGTTATCATGAAGGTTTAGATACCGCTCTCTTCAGCAACTGCTTTTGCACGGTAGAGTTAAGCTTGGAGCGACTCGCAAAGACAGTCCAGGCTACCATCTTAAGTATCCGTGTTGTTGAAGGCGGACCTTGGCCTTTTGAATATGGTGGTCGGATTGTGTGCTCCTCACCACCACAGGAAGTTATGGACTCCCTGGCCAGGCAAGTTGTGTTGGTTGATTCTCGTTCTTCTGATGGTGGAGAAATGCCAATGGGCACAGGTGGCTACCTTGATCTGTCAAGGCATGTTGTTTCTGTAGAACTGGAAGAAAGCCTGCAATTTGTTATACAAGCCTACTCGCAGTCTGGTGATGCTATTGCTAGACAAGGTCGTGTCAAGTTCAGGGCCGAATATTGCAACGTAAGTCGAGGTATATGTGAGATTGGTGACTCTAAGGTGGAGATTACTGTTGCTTGGTCCAAACTTGTTACCAAAAGGATGGATATCCTCTTAGAAGGACATGTTTGA